From Ananas comosus cultivar F153 unplaced genomic scaffold, ASM154086v1, whole genome shotgun sequence, one genomic window encodes:
- the LOC109705050 gene encoding glutathione S-transferase U17-like, translating into MAGSGDEVKLLGAWPSPFVLRVQIALELKGVSYEYLEQEIWENKSELLLKSNPVYKKVPVLIHKDRPICESAIILQYIDEVWAGTGPSLLPSDPYDRAIAHFWAGYIDDKVCYS; encoded by the coding sequence ATGGCAGGGTCAGGAGATGAAGTGAAGCTCCTTGGAGCATGGCCCAGCCCCTTCGTTCTTAGAGTACAAATTGCTTTAGAACTCAAGGGGGTTAGCTACGAGTATCTGGAGCAAGAGATTTGGGAAAATAAGAGTGAGCTCCTCCTCAAATCCAATCCAGTGTACAAGAAGGTGCCAGTTTTGATCCACAAGGATCGGCCAATTTGCGAATCCGCGATCATCCTCCAATACATCGACGAAGTTTGGGCCGGAACTGGGCCCTCGTTGCTTCCATCTGATCCATACGATCGCGCCATCGCGCACTTTTGGGCCGGCTATATAGATGACAAGGTATGTTATTCTAA